ATTCATCAGCAGGAACCATAGACCCGTTATCGAAGGACTTTTCTGGATTCATCTTTAAGATTCAAGCGAACATGAATCCTGCACACCGAGATAGAATCGCATTCCTACGAATTTGTTCAGGAAGCTTTGAAAGAGGAATGCCTGTAACTCTATCAAGAACGGGGAAGCAAGTGAAACTTTCTCAATCTACAAGCTTCTTAGCAGATGATCGTACAACTGTTAATGAAGCCGTAGCCGGAGACATCATCGGTTTATATGACACAGGCACCTACCAGATTGGTGACACCTTAGTTAGTGGTAAGGACACATTTGAGTTTGAACGTCTTCCACAATTCACCCCAGAACTCTTTATGAAAGTGACGGCAAAAAATGCCTTAAAACAAAAACATTTCCATAAAGGTATGCAACAGCTAGTGCAAGAAGGAGCCATTCAATTATTTAAGACTGCTCAAACCGATCAATACATTTTGGGAGCTGTTGGACAACTACAATTTGAAGTGTTTGAGCACAGATTAAAGAATGAGTATAATGTGGACATACTTATGGAGCCAATGGGACAAAAAATGACAAGATGGGTTGATGCCGAAAAAGTGGATGAAAAGCTATCTAGTCAAAGAAGTATGCTAGTCAAAGACCGTTATGATCGGTTTGTTTTCCTTTTTGAAAATGACTTTGCTCTAAGGTGGTTCCAAGAAAAAAATCCAGATATTGTGCTGTATCAGCCAATGGAAGATAAAAATTGAAACTAAATTGCTGTACCCCCGTATAAAAAGACGGGGGTTTTCCCCTACATATATAAAGGAGGAAGTGACTTGAACATCAGTCATTTTTCAATAAGAAGACCTATTTTTACTCTTGTTACGATGCTCTTAATTCTAATATTGGGAGGAGTATCGGTTTTACGAATTCCACTTAAGCTAATTCCGGACCTCAATCCTCCAGTTGCAGTAGTCGTTGCTAATTATCCTGGTGCAGGACCTAAAGAAGTATTGGAAAAAGTAACAAAACCTTTAGAAGCCAATTTGACGACACTCCCAGGAATTAAGACGATTCAATCAACTTCACAGGAGGGAGCCAATTTCATCTTTCTTGAGTTTTCCTGGTCCACTTCAATAGACGATATTCAAAATGATGTCATTACACGAATTAACCAGACCTCATTACCTGAGGACGTGGAACCAAGATTCATGAAGTTTGACCCTTCTCAGTTTCCGATCATACAGTTCTCGTTAAGAGGAGAGGAAGCAGAACAAAAAGATTTAGAAAACCTCACCAATGACCTAAAGGTAGATTTAGAACGAGTGAATGGTGTTGCAAGCGTTAGTCTTTCAGGGGTAACCACAGAAGATATTGTGGTCACCTTAAATCAAAATCAATTGAAAGCAAACCAGCTAACACAGGATGATATCATTTCTGTTATTAGAGCTAATGAAATTTCTTTACCTGGTGAGCCGGTTATATCAAATGGTGAGCAATTGACCACGAGGATTATTAGTCAGCTAAAATCTCCAGATGAAATTTCCGATTTGATTATTACTAAAAATCTGGTCACGGGCGAAAATATCCTTTTGTCAGATGTCGCTGTAGTTGAGAAGAAAGAACGCAATCAAAACGTCATTACTCGTGCTGATGGACAGCCGGCTATGCTTTTGAGTGTATTACAAGAATCAGATGCCAACACAGCTCAAGTCTCAAAGCAGTTTCAAGAAAATCTTGAGGAACTCTTATCAAAGGAGCAATATCAGGGCTTAAAAGCGGATATCTTATTTGACCAGGGTGATTACATACAAATGGCTATAGGAAATATCACCAATTCTCTCCTTATTGGTGGAGCTTTGGCCATGCTCGTTTTATTCTTATTTTTACGTAATATTAAAAGCCCTATCATAATTGGGGTTGCCATTCCTTATTCCGTAATTGTCACGTTTGTCTTAATGTATTTTTCTGACTTCACTTTAAACATTATGACAATGGGTGCCCTTGCTCTTGGGATAGGGATGTTAGTTGATAATGCTATCGTCGTAATTGAAAATATCAATCGACACTTAGGAATGGGAAAGACTCCTAAAGTAGCAGCTAGCGATGGTGCAAAAGAAATTGCATCTGCGATTACAGCTTCAACACTAACAACCGTGGCTGTGTTCATACCTGTTGTGTTTATTAGCGGTATAATAGGAGAAATCTTTACAGAGTTTGCATTGACTATATCATTCAGCTTACTAGGGTCACTGGCAGTAGCTTTAACAGTGGTTCCGATGCTAGCAAGTAAGTGGTTAAAGCCTTCCAGTGTAGTTAAAGAAGAGAATAGACAACAATCATTTCTCATTCGATTGGTAGAAAACGTTATAAAGTGGTCCCTAAGCCATCGATTTATCGTCCTTTTCATCACGTTCCTATTATTAGTAGGTGGTGGACTTGGACTGACAAGAGTAGGAACGCAATTCTTACCTAGTACGGATGAAGGATTCTTTAGTATAGGAATTAGATTGGATAATGGCGTAGCATTCTCTGAAACTGAGGGTGTTGTGGATGCTATTGAGGAAAAACTAAATGGCCATGATGAAGTAGATGTTTATGTAAGTACAATTGGGTCAACACAAGAGTCCTCCTTTAGGGGTGGTATACAGTCACATCGTGCTGAGATTTATGTGAAAATGAAAGAGGCCTCAGAAAGAGACCAAACAACTTTAGAGTTTATAGATGAAATTAGGTCAGATTTAGAGAATGCAGCAATTGCTCAAAATGAGACAGCTGTTATAAGGATGGCCACTCAATCTTCAGCTGGTACAAGTCCACAAACCTTAAGTTTTACAGTTCGTGATCCAAATGAGCAGGCATTGAATGAGGCTGTAGATAAGATTGATGAAGCCATTTCGGAAATTGAACATGTTACAGATGTATCTACTGACCT
Above is a genomic segment from Bacillus carboniphilus containing:
- a CDS encoding efflux RND transporter permease subunit; amino-acid sequence: MNISHFSIRRPIFTLVTMLLILILGGVSVLRIPLKLIPDLNPPVAVVVANYPGAGPKEVLEKVTKPLEANLTTLPGIKTIQSTSQEGANFIFLEFSWSTSIDDIQNDVITRINQTSLPEDVEPRFMKFDPSQFPIIQFSLRGEEAEQKDLENLTNDLKVDLERVNGVASVSLSGVTTEDIVVTLNQNQLKANQLTQDDIISVIRANEISLPGEPVISNGEQLTTRIISQLKSPDEISDLIITKNLVTGENILLSDVAVVEKKERNQNVITRADGQPAMLLSVLQESDANTAQVSKQFQENLEELLSKEQYQGLKADILFDQGDYIQMAIGNITNSLLIGGALAMLVLFLFLRNIKSPIIIGVAIPYSVIVTFVLMYFSDFTLNIMTMGALALGIGMLVDNAIVVIENINRHLGMGKTPKVAASDGAKEIASAITASTLTTVAVFIPVVFISGIIGEIFTEFALTISFSLLGSLAVALTVVPMLASKWLKPSSVVKEENRQQSFLIRLVENVIKWSLSHRFIVLFITFLLLVGGGLGLTRVGTQFLPSTDEGFFSIGIRLDNGVAFSETEGVVDAIEEKLNGHDEVDVYVSTIGSTQESSFRGGIQSHRAEIYVKMKEASERDQTTLEFIDEIRSDLENAAIAQNETAVIRMATQSSAGTSPQTLSFTVRDPNEQALNEAVDKIDEAISEIEHVTDVSTDLEDTIKEIQIAVNREQAISNGLVPAQIATLVSNVTRGVQATQIVEENGDVTGVFVEYREDARDSIENLRKLQIRTGAGTYVTLDQIADISTGEGPSAIHRSDQQLAVQFTVKYSTDTNLGHISNEVDLAIQDLNLSDSTTLEFSGDRELLDDAIWDMGLAFVLAIIFVYLVMAAQFESLKTPFVIMFTVPLMIIGVNLALVFTGTPISVTAIIGVIVLAGIVVNNAIVIVDYINQKKEAGLDTYEAIIDSVKVRVRPILMTALTTILGLLPLALGIGQGTELNQPMGITVIGGLLSSTFLTLFIIPIVYSYFDRTTRSMKKYFRKKKREEQYLHHASYYNNQEKSDRDEDETEKVIRLLEESLEKLKRTSKNGDEI